The genomic window CTTTGCCAGCATTGGTATATCCAGCTCCAAGATCAGCCTGCACGCCATTGACACGAACTCCGCGGTCCTGAACCTGATACCGCCAGAACTGACGTTTCGTGTTATGGACGCGGACCCGACGACCCCGGCCCCGTCTTTAAGGCTATGATACCTTAAAGGCAGGTTCATCTTGACCCTTGAGCATCTTCTCTGTTCTTCATCAAACTTCACGTTATTTCCCTCCATTTTATTTTTTATCGGTTGATCTTCTCTTTTTCCTCTAGAACTATCGTATACTGTCTTTTAAAGAACTCGACTTTCTGCATGAACCCGGCCATCGGGTCGTTCTCGACGACCATGCATTCACCGTT from Candidatus Omnitrophota bacterium includes these protein-coding regions:
- a CDS encoding PilZ domain-containing protein, with the protein product MKFDEEQRRCSRVKMNLPLRYHSLKDGAGVVGSASITRNVSSGGIRFRTAEFVSMACRLILELDIPMLAKPVKAISRVAWIKKNETGNDYEVGNQFLEMSKNDKELFLKYVDTLRESQTVQSTAMDGGIGINVEEILD